The genome window CCATATGGGCCAATTGAAAATGGCATTGCCATTATCAGCCACAGAAAGCCCAATACCTAAAAACCCAAGATATTTTTATTGTCTTGATAAAATAACCCAAGATATAAGATCAAATCAAATGCACTGTGATGACTGATGACCCAAGCTTAATACccatataaaatgaaaaacaatctcttctttttccatttttcaattattttggttgttttactTTCTTGGCAACACCATCTCTCTTTTCCAGTGTATTTAGGTTGTTTTAATTTCTTGGCAATTCCGTCTCCCTTCGTAGTTTAGGGACAACTTctttctatatttatttttttgtttttacaactAAGATGGCAAATCGTTAATGgtagaaaataaaattctgTTAATAATGTTAATGAtgaacctaaataaaaattaataacaaattaCCAACTCAACAAtgatgaaataaataaataaaagtgattGTAGCATTATTGGTctctcttgcatttttttttactaaaaagtaTGGTGTGTCTTTATGTTAAAACTTCATCCCCTCTTTTCAGTGTgcttttgtttctcaaaaaaaattaaaaattaaaaattaaaaaaaaataaaaaaaaaggatgctACAACTACatctacaacaaattttactacatacaATTTATGTGTTAGCCAAAACTAAAAAGCAAGTCATAAGTATTAGTGTATTACCTTTGCAATTTGAATACATAGGTCAAATTAGAACATTTAAACAAGATGCTAATGGGGGGTGCTACtttccccccaaaaaataaCGTTGGAAGTGAAATAACAGTCCAGACCTCAAAACCTATGCTGCcattcacttttttatttgaaagctGCACATACCCTTACCAACAGATCCCATAACCACCGGAAAATGTGTCCCACACTGGTTGattttagaaaaacaaaatgtagACTTTCAAATTCTTTTTAGTATAATAATATAACCCTACCAATTCCCATGCTTCTGAAAGATGTATCTGAATAAAGTTCACCAGGTTGTCAAAAAATCCAGGCGCATTATCTAGGTTTTGAAGCTTCCTTAGTGGTTAAACAAACATTAATCAGGCATGTAAAGTTTGATATGGCAATATGATATGTATCTAACATACAATGGATCCAAGCATTCAACTGAAGAGTACAGTACAACACCTGTATGCCATTTGACTAGTCTAAccaattaagaaaacaaaataagactAAAGAGCTAAAGCCTTTTGCATATCAACTATGATTCTCTAGGACATTCTCAAACAAATCTGCAATTTCAAAAGCAAATGCATTCAAACCAAACATCTATGTTGCTCCTACTTTAGCTCCACCAATACCTCCTTTCAccaatatcaaaacaaaaacacaacacATTGGTCCCACTACCGCTCAATCAAAAGCTTCTTTTCctctttactttcttttaatccacttgttaatttatttaaagacACTACCATCTTCATCTTTCATATTCCATCTCTCTATACTATTACTTCATTGGTTTTTCATCAAAACACTTTCAACAAACATGCTTGCTCtcccacctccacctccaccccAAAAGCAAACAATTCCAGTATCTCTCGATCAAATTgttatatcaaaacaaaacgAGAATCAACCAAACCAATCAAAACAAGCTGAGAATAAACAAATCCCGTCAAAACAAGCCGAGTATCAACAAAACCGAGCACCAAATACGCAAAAATCAGTCATCAGAAAATCAAGAAACCCATCAACACTACTGGAACCTCGGCCTCGCCGGACCAACCCAATTATATGGTGTAGTGCAATTCTGTGTCTCATATTTTGCCTTATTCTCATCTTCTTTGGAGTAGCAACTTTGATCACCTTCCTTGTCATTAAACCACGATACCCGTTATTTGACATACCTAATGCAAACCTCAACGCTATCTACTTCGACTCACCAGAGTATTTCAATGGTGACTTTACTTTCCTCGCAAATTTCTCTAACCCAAATCGGAAAATTAATGTAAGATTTGAGTATTTGAGTGTAGAGCTTTACTTTTCTGACAGGCTAATAGCTACTCAAGCTATAGAGCCTTTTACTCAAAGAAGAGGGGAGAAGAGGTTGGAAGCAGTTCACTTCATATCCAGCTTGGTTTTTTTGCCCCAGAATCTTGCTGTGGAACTTCAAAAGCAGGTACAGAGCAACAAGGTCAGTTATAATGTAAGAGGAACTTACAAAGTGAAAGCCACGCTAGGTTTGATTCGAATTTCTTACTGGTTGCATAGCAGATGTCAATTACAGATGACTGGTCCACCAACTGGTGTTCTAGTTGCTCGAAGCTGCAGAACAACAAGGTGAGGATGCAGAACAAAATTTCTGCTTGGATTTGATCTaaaatggcaaatttggtgtaCAAAGCACAGTTTCATAAGCTTTTATCATGTATACAACAGATATTCTACTCAGCATGCAATGAAATTCTTTTGGTTGTAACCCCAAAGGGTGTTTTTGGAGTACTAAAACTACAAGAACGAtgtgattttcattttatgCAGAGTTATGCCTTGAACTCAAAGCATGTCAAGACTAACCTTCAAATAGACTATGAAGCACAGGTGCGTTCCCGGTTTCCCGGGTGTgagactcggcaatttttgaaaaagtagagtGTGGGTGCAGTGGGATGcggtgattaaaaaattattaaaaatatttttatttatattttctatatatttctactattaaaatattcttaaaaaacacattatatGTCCTTggttcacaaaacaaagaaagaagaaggcaagaaacacaaaacaaaaaagaaaacacaaaagaagcaacaaataattcaaaataaaattgagaaatgacagatttaggatgtttgggCCTCATTCAAAGCTGATTTCGACTGTTTAAGCATGATTCAAGGCCAGTTTCGACAGTTTCAGTCAATTTCAGCCGCCAGCCAATGTGACCCGATTGTGGCTGAATCAGCCCGGTTTGGCGCAAATCAGCACAAATCGAAGCCGAGTCTGCACAAATccgtaaaaaataataaaaataaaataaaataaaataactcagaCACAGCACCAACGTGTGGACAGCAGCGTCGGACGCAGGTGCGTCGCCCATTTTGCCGTGTCCATGCATCATAGCTAATAGACTGTTGAAAATAGTAGCTCTCTGCAATTTCAAGCACAGCTATATTGAAATCTTTTGTGGGtttaaaatattgtgaaaaaggGTAGGCAGAGATCGGTGGAGAATAAACTAGAATTGTCCTTATTAtctgcttttgcttttgcttttccttttcccCTGCTCACGTTCCTACATGATTCAATTATATTCTGTACTGGATATTACCATCCATCTCATTCATCTAAAAGCATACGTTGGTTAATAATCTTTAACGGAGATAGTTGGCGACATAATTGACATCACTTAGGAAAACTAGAATACGTAGGAAATATTTCTAGACTAGCCACAAGCCCTCAAACATTTTACCCACAAGGCACAACTATAagaaatagataaaatttcattaacaagaCAGTAGAAGTGTAGCAGTCAGAACTACAAGGGTATATAATtcattgaagaaaaattaaattgaagATGGGCATGAAACATTGAAAAGGAGCTTCATCCAACTCCATGCAACTTGTAAGTGCATCCCTAATGTTTGATGTGGCACATTTGGAGGGAGAAAATAGGACCTATGAAGGACTAGATTTGAATATTGAAAGGCTAAAATCGTGTCCTTAGTCTACTGGATACCTTGGATGGGAGGAGGTGTTTAAATTTGTGCAATCTTATTGACTCATTGAATTGTTAACTAGTGTTGGCGGCACGTGCAACGTGCTTGGTTAATGGtaaatgcttcttttttttcttttttttacttatcaaaaaaatatatatactaaaatttgTCATATCCAATTCACTATCAAAATTTGAATACCAGATatgaaaattaattacaatCCAATGACAGATACAAAAACTTAATCACACGGTCACTTTTATGGGTATTGCACAATGTTTAAGATAACCTTCAGTGATTTCATAAACAAAGATTTAATAACATAGGTACTGTTCGTATGTGTTTgtataaaacaattttaaaaaattgttctcaattgaccaagaaaaaaaaagttacaaacatGAAAGTGATCTTAAGATTTTTGTTCTATCCAATTAGTATATTCATATAGTAAACTCTAGTTCAACAGGAACCTTCATTGAAGGTGAAGGCTTCCAAATTCGGAGAGAATAAGATTTCATCTTTCAGACCCTGCAGTAGGAAGACTTGAAGCGTTGCTCTTCTCATCAAAAGATGGAATGATCAGGCTGGAAGGAGCTGATAAATGGCTGATTTTGCCAGGAAATTTCAAGATTCCAGATCCGGTAGGGGAAAAAGAGTTTGATATAGCACAAGCAACATAGGGAGGTAGTTTCTACCACAACTTAGAGTCCTCTTATGTAAACCTACATCCTCCAATGTTTCCAATGCTTAGGGAGCCATAAAGTTTTAGTATGTTTTTATCCTTCCTGGTATTGACACATAGATACCTCCCTTAGATCTCATTTGCTACCACTGGACTtttagttttcttcttcttcttttttttttttttttaaatttttttttttttattcattttggaGCGTAACCTTGATCAACATTTGATGTGAAGACTCAATTTACATGCTCAATGCAGTGTGGCAAACGTGCgtgaaataaatttcaaaatctttgtACACATGATTTGAAAGACAAAGCTAAAAGCAAACTAAGAGGCGCAATCCTATgcaaattattgaaataatttgCAGATTgcagaaaagaaggaaaattatataatttactaACAAAGATGTCTCATTTGACCAAATACAAAGGTGAACCCAACTGCAGAAGCTAAAAATTCAGTCAAATTTCAGGAGGGTTTAATTAGTTGTAGCCAAGAAGCTCTTCAAATTGATATAACCAGAAATCAAAAACAAGAATGACCAAAATCTCAGCTCACCTGTTAAGCAACATTCTGTATTGATAGAAATTCAAAATGTTGTTAATCCAATCTGCAGTTAATTCTACAGTTAGGACAGCTCTTTGCAAATTGAAAACTCTGAAAATTACAACTCATTAATAGTAAGGTGTCTCTTAAACAAACAATTAAGTCCCTAGCATTGCTCGTAGTGAAACATAAATGAGTCtgataaaaaaatacattttctctTACCTGAAGTAGTCAACCTCATAGGTAGATGGTTTTTTCAAGAGACAATAGTAACACCATgaaacaaatcaatttttttttttagaaaaaattgtttCATGGTATATCATTCTATGAATTCGTCTATCAGACAAGATCACATACAAGGGGAGAAAATGGTTAGCTCAATTATACTGTGCGTGAAACGGTGAGTTTTGGCCCACCAAAATTGAGTAAACCAAAAACACTGTCGAAAGAgctcttcattctttttatgTAGGTAGTAGAAGTAGATATGTAGGACTCCCATGGGTATAGCTGGAATAAAGTACTGATATTCCATGCTGCCTCCTTTGTACTGTTTTGCTTTTTAGTTCAATACAATTGactatacttatcaaaaaacttGTAACTGCATCCTAACATACCTGATGAGTTGTACAATAGGCTCTAAACAGTAACTCAATCTCCGAATTTGAAAAGATTTATGTTTAAatgataatttgaaattttcataatatttgaTACTCTATAACACTATCTAATTTTAAAACAACAAAGCTACTTCAAACATCAAAGGTCTTTCctctcaaatttatttatgtgtAGACTCAACATTATATCATTTCATACTTGGAAATTCAAATTCTAGAAACTATTTCCagattattttcaaaacttcctCAAATCTTTCTTCTGCAAATGTTCCAAGACTATCATAGATTATCGCTATGTTACCATCTTCCATCAATGTTGaataccttttattttattttatggctAAACAACCATGTTGAATACTGGTCTCTTCTAGTTTGTTCTGAAGCCTACCATGCTCCCCTCCTTTCCTCACTATGATCTCGAACAAAATTAAACCACTCCCAATGTCCTGCTAACATGACCATTCTTGTTAACCACAAACTCCTTACTTGGAAATTTATATAAATCCTACTACAATCAGTTATTTCCCTCCTATTGTCACAGAATATAATCTTGAATTCCAtggcaaaatcaagaaacagTTAGCCAgccccacctttttttttctagacCACCAAGAactttgtgcatggggaggTGACAATTAAGCTACAAGGCCCTTGGCTCAGCCCCCACCTTTGTAAAGAACATACTCAATACTTAGATTAGATTTATGCCTAACTGTCTTATAGGAAAGGTCAAACCAAAATAACTTGAATTCCATCTTGTTATAGCAGATGGTCTAGGAATTCACATAAAGGTTCAATCATGATATGTTAGATTTAATTAAGGTCATAGGTTTACATCAATTGTCAGGTTAAGGGGGGTTTATCAGTTTGAACATTACAGATTCCTAGCAGTCACATTGAAGTAGAAACTTTTCAGCCATTATCTTATAGACTACATAACAATAAGATTAATGTCTGAACAGAGAGCCTTAATAATTCACATATATGTAGTTAGTTCATCCCAAggttccacaagtataagtgtaaCTAGATCGTGCATTATAAGATTCAAGATacaaaattctcaaaattcaaCATTATTTCTAACTAATCATTCATAATACAATGTTTCTGACAATTTGGACCAATAATCATCACTAGTAACTCTCtatgaaatgaaataaataaacaaagaaagaaaaattgaattgaACCTCATCTTATAAGTCATCAATACACTTCAACTTCCATTAACTTCAGAAGGTGTCTTTGCCACAATGGACAATGCGTGTAGTCCACTCTGTAACTCATCTTGCAACAAACCATAAACAAGCCTATGCCTCTTAACCAAACTTTTCCCTTCAAACTCCTTAGACACAACTTTTACATTAAAATGTGTCTCCCCATCACTTCCTCTAACACCAGCATGCCCGGCATGCTGATAAGAGATATCTTCCACTTCTATGGCCACCGGACTAAGCTCCCTCTCCAATTTCTCCTTTATTCTCGTCCCTCTACTCCCCAAACCACTTGAATTCGAACTCTGAACCGGGTTTCTTTCTCCACCCACCTCAGAATCCAATTCAACATTCACATTTCCATCTCTGCTATCTACTTTCAACCCCGAATTCGATACCCCAACCGGAGTTTCTTCAACACCCACATCAGAATTCGATCCAAAGTTCACATTTTCAACACTGCCATCCATTTTCAACCCCGAATTCTCGCCCTTTTCGGCTTCCACTGCCAACTGAAGCGCCTTCTtctgcatcaacctcaacataTTCAAGAACCCATTATTCCTCGAAGGAGTGAGACTCTGCTGAAGCCCAAGAAGCACCGCGAAATCCGGTGAGACCCGAATAACCTCATTAACGGGTCGACCCGATAGCCCGTTAACGAGTAGAGCAGCGAGTCCCTTTGTGAGAACCGAGTCAGAATCAGCCTCGAAAACAACATTATTATCCGGGTCCAAATAGGCCCTGACCCAGACCTGAGAGACACAACCTTCGACCTTGTTATCCTTAGTTTTGAACTGGGTCTCGAGGGGTTTAAGGTTTTTACCGTAAAACAAGAGCTGCTCGTACTTGGCCTTTGGCTCTTGCACGGACTGGAACAGCTTGACAATCTCTTGGAGCTTAGGCGGCAGTTCTTCTATGGGTTGCAGAGGCACAGAGCTCGATGCTGATACTGATGgcgatggtgatggtgatgatgatgggGTAGTGGGGAGTCTTTGAAAAGAGATGGGTTTAAAGAAAGAGAGGTTATGGGGTTTAGAGGGGATTAAGGTTTTGGGACAAAGAAGAGGTCTTGGGAGTTTGGTGGTGAATAATCGAAGAGAGGATGAGATTGAAGAAGACATTGCTGTTTTTGGAGCACAGAGAATtccagagagaaagagagagggatgGGATTGTTATTTGTTATAGTATTTGATTATCTAGCTGTAGTGAGAACGTGATTTGAGGCTGCGggttttaggcttttttttcctttttttttttatatatttatttattttagagttTCAGAAACTACAAGTCAGCCTGACGGTAAAAACTCTTCATTATCGAATCAAAACATCAATAAACTTTTAGTGTAAACAAAAAAGTAAGTCGCAAATCTCTTATTTATCCAAAGCTGGATTGCAGAAAACCGTAGCTTGGAGGATTGCCTCTTCTATATCCTTATTAAAAGAGAACTGTCTATTATAATTGAAATGGTGACTtgagttcttttttatttttaatgtatgtGCAAGAGTGTGTATTAGTGTATGTATAACAAAATTTTCCCTTACCTTTTAGCAAAGGGCGCAGCTTTTATTCGATTGGAGGccataaataaaaagagattttaCTGTTGAATTATATGTAGTATATTAAATGGTATGTGTAATGGATTATCTAATTCTTGTTAAGAGAATTTCTCTAACCCTTAGTTTCCAATTATACTTTTAGTTTTCACTAAATGGAAATGGTGAATTCCAAACTACATTCCAaatatttcagaatttgaattttacttctTGAAATTTAAGAGCGTTTGAATTTTATATCCCGATgctttagaatttggattttatctcCCTAAAGTTTGAGAGTGTTTGAAATTTATCCCTTATTGgagatatttgaattttacaccctaatatttctaaattgtatgatataaaatccaaataccccaaactttaggggataaatctaaattctaaaactttaaagtgtaaaatccaaatatcccTAAACTTCaagaggtaaaatccaaattctaaaatttcagtatataaaatccaaacaccccaaaactttaaaaatgtaGTTTacaatttagccaaaaaaaaaaatgtctattcTAGGTTGAAAAATAATTGATGGCCAGAGTTCGATATTTGTTCACTTCCATTATACTTTTGAGACAATGCAAATTAGAGCTAGCACAACATCAAATGTTGCTTAAACCTGATGTAAATACAAACCACTTTTGCATTTAAGAATTAAAGAACTTGGGTCATGTGAccttacaagttacaagttGGCATATTTAATCCTAGTGCTAAAGGTGATGCCTGCcatataagttttatttatttttggatctaaacttaaaatttagTAACTTTATATGTGGTTGACTAATTTGTTGAGTATCCATAAcaaactctaaaaaaatttaagactaagagtttgttgttattattggaTATAAACTTAAGaattagagaaaattttcttttgacccccttgttttttttctttgatgcaGTAATCTTTAGGTTACTTGGCAAAAAAACCCTTTAAACATATTTATATGACTACCGATTCACTATGatagattttttctttataatcaCATAAAACAACATGTTGATTGTAAGATTAGTTTTGGACTAATTTGCAGAATATGGCAATGAGTTATTTATACCTGAGACATTATTACCCCAACCTCACACCTATGGTTTTGCTCTAGCCAAAACCTCCTTAGCTTAAACTGACTTATTGGAATGAATATGATTTACAATAGGGAACTCATGAGTGGAGAGAAAGAAGGTCTAATCCAGTTGCCATAAGATAAGGCTCTTCTAGAGTATCAAGTCTTCAGTCCTCTATTTGAGAAATATGCTGCAGTGAGTATCTACTACTATCCTacagttttatttatttcaaacatATTAAGTAGTTTTGACAATAATCTAATTCAACTTCTTGCCCTGTGAATTTTGCTTCAAGATTAGAATGTCTATTTTTCCAATCATGTTCAGGCTCTTTTGAAGCTTTCGGAGCTTGGGTGAGTGATACTTTATTTGTTTCCATGAACTACCAAATTGCATGGTACGGTATCTCCTCCAACTTTTCTCCCCAATCTGAAAATTAATTATCATATCCCTTCTTTAGATTTGCCACTGCTGAATAAAGGAATGACGAGGTGAAATCATTGGAGATTACCTTTTGGAACACTTTGGCCtgattgaagaaaattttttggtttagCTCTTAAAGTCTTCtttgtgaaaatagtgaagcttatccaaaaaaatatatattgtaatacACGTAGCAATGACTGATTCACTTTTTGCCTCTGTTAGTGGATTGCAATTAGTCTTCATacattgtatttaaattttgatgtcGAATTAGATAACACATATGccaaattataatatatttaacctAATACAGTAATACTTTTTCCATGATCCAAAAGCAGTGCAAGAGCAACCAACACTAGCCTTTTATAGATACCGGAATTATTTACTTCAACTTAATCAATAATTTTACATATAGACTTAtttcaattatataatatatatatttaataataaaatctatataattaaaaaagcaTAAGCTTAGCACTTATTATTACTATACTCCTGTTGAGCCATATAATCGTAGCATTTTAGTCCATTTCAGTCCACTTcagtcaatttagtccatttaggtccacttcagtccatttaGTTCATTTTGGCCCACTTTGAACCATTCTGTCCACTTCGGTCCAGTTGGCTCAATTTCAATGCAATTCAGACTATTCGGTCTATTTCTGTCCAGTTCCGTTTATTTCTGTCTATTTAGATCCACTTGGGTTCATTTAGTTCTATTCGGTCTATATTGGTCTATATTAGTCCACTTCGGTCCTCTTAGGTCCATCTCAGGTAACTTCGGTCCTTTTAGCCCACTTTGGTCCATATCTGTCCACTTCGTTCAattggtccattcagtccactaTGCCATTTTGGGTCCGATTGGTTGCAGTTAGATAGCTTCCCTGttggtttttggtgtgtgtCGTTGGACTCCGAGGATGATCATCATCCTCAGAAACTTCACAATATATTGGCATTTAGCTAAAAAAAGATACCCACCAGCTTGTTTTTATTGTGAAGATTATTCTACTTGGATTAATGAGTATTGAACCCAAATGGATTGAGCCATGGCATGGACCACCTATCTAGTCTATGTGTATATTGAGTTTGAAATGGCATTTGGGAGTGTCAATCTTAAGCCTTTCACGGCTACTTTTCAATTCATAGAGACACCTCAaacaacttataaattaaatttgaagttTATTTTGACGGTCTTTCGACAATTCTTTTAAACTAGGACATGCATTGCTAGCCCAAATAAGCTGTGTTTTTTTACAGGTTTTTCAATTGAATTCACCCGAtagtttttattctttaggGTGGGGATTAGGGGTTTCTCGagtctttttcctttcttgagGATTTAAAATCCTTATACTTTTCAATGGAAGGGTGATGCACAATGCAAATCTTATGCTAGAATTAAACTTGAATTGAATAGAAGATGGGATAAGAAATCATTTACCAAGTACcctgtgaaaaaataaatgaaagggtTTAGAATGgctaaatttattttcattgaaaCTGTGTCTTCACCAAAACAACATAGTTTCTTTTCCTCCAATATTTTGCTCACATAAGACAAATTAGGAAGTATGTAATGGAATAATGAAATATGCACCTAGGTTACTTGAAATTTCGATAGATTTTTGAGGTAGTTGTACACAATGGTTAATATATTGCTCATACATTGCAAGGAGGtaagagaggccgagaatgtcATTTCAAAGAAATGTACTCAAAGAAATccttcatatcatatcatatcatatcatatcatatatatatatatatatatatattatttttatttatatttattgttatcgATCTTCATTATTTAATATCATCCCTTATAATTactgtatataaaaaaaataaaaaataaaaataaaaaagatgaaacaattattaatttta of Quercus lobata isolate SW786 chromosome 8, ValleyOak3.0 Primary Assembly, whole genome shotgun sequence contains these proteins:
- the LOC115954516 gene encoding sufE-like protein 1, chloroplastic/mitochondrial; translation: MSSSISSSLRLFTTKLPRPLLCPKTLIPSKPHNLSFFKPISFQRLPTTPSSSPSPSPSVSASSSVPLQPIEELPPKLQEIVKLFQSVQEPKAKYEQLLFYGKNLKPLETQFKTKDNKVEGCVSQVWVRAYLDPDNNVVFEADSDSVLTKGLAALLVNGLSGRPVNEVIRVSPDFAVLLGLQQSLTPSRNNGFLNMLRLMQKKALQLAVEAEKGENSGLKMDGSVENVNFGSNSDVGVEETPVGVSNSGLKVDSRDGNVNVELDSEVGGERNPVQSSNSSGLGSRGTRIKEKLERELSPVAIEVEDISYQHAGHAGVRGSDGETHFNVKVVSKEFEGKSLVKRHRLVYGLLQDELQSGLHALSIVAKTPSEVNGS
- the LOC115958294 gene encoding uncharacterized protein At1g08160, translating into MLALPPPPPPQKQTIPVSLDQIVISKQNENQPNQSKQAENKQIPSKQAEYQQNRAPNTQKSVIRKSRNPSTLLEPRPRRTNPIIWCSAILCLIFCLILIFFGVATLITFLVIKPRYPLFDIPNANLNAIYFDSPEYFNGDFTFLANFSNPNRKINVRFEYLSVELYFSDRLIATQAIEPFTQRRGEKRLEAVHFISSLVFLPQNLAVELQKQVQSNKVSYNVRGTYKVKATLGLIRISYWLHSRCQLQMTGPPTGVLVARSCRTTR